In Comamonadaceae bacterium OS-1, a single window of DNA contains:
- a CDS encoding ISL3 family transposase ISIde1, protein MQEELFRQALGLTQPWDVERVALDVARSRIDLYVVWRASSAPCPACGAAEQKIHDHRERSWRHLDFFQFEAYVHCELPRIACSACQGTTQLGVPWAREGSRFTLMFEALALTLAREMPVSACARILRCSDNALWRQIDAHVDLARAKESYADTHVIGIDETSSAKGHSYITLVHDLSKGQLIYATPGKDASTVQRFTEDFKTHQGKLEAIKVVCMDMSKAFIAGAAKYLPAAAVAFDGFHVVQLANKAVDAVRREEARDEGWLKKTRWCWLKDQAQWTAKERDKMDWMPHSRLKTARAWRIKEALRDIYANSRSDAAQSAQSLKKWLHWAQRSQLHPIKELAKTIKQHWAGILTAFEAAHLHTGYVEAVNSLLQAAKAKARGYGSTRHFIAMAFLIAGKLSHLPANPLRKARA, encoded by the coding sequence ATGCAAGAAGAGTTGTTTCGCCAAGCCCTGGGTCTGACGCAACCCTGGGATGTTGAACGCGTGGCCCTGGATGTGGCCCGCAGCCGAATTGACCTGTACGTAGTCTGGCGTGCCAGCAGTGCGCCATGCCCGGCCTGTGGCGCTGCCGAGCAAAAGATCCATGACCACCGCGAGCGCAGTTGGCGTCACCTGGACTTCTTCCAGTTCGAGGCCTACGTGCACTGTGAGCTGCCGCGTATTGCGTGTAGCGCCTGCCAGGGCACCACCCAACTGGGCGTGCCCTGGGCCCGCGAAGGCAGCCGTTTCACCCTCATGTTCGAGGCCTTGGCCCTGACGCTGGCGCGTGAGATGCCGGTCTCGGCCTGTGCGCGCATCCTGCGCTGCTCGGATAACGCCTTGTGGCGGCAAATCGATGCCCACGTGGATCTGGCGCGCGCCAAAGAAAGCTACGCCGATACACACGTCATCGGCATCGATGAGACCTCCTCCGCCAAAGGTCACAGCTACATCACGCTGGTGCACGACCTGTCCAAAGGCCAACTGATCTACGCCACACCGGGCAAAGATGCCAGCACGGTGCAGCGCTTTACAGAAGACTTCAAAACCCACCAAGGCAAGCTCGAGGCCATCAAGGTGGTCTGCATGGACATGTCTAAAGCCTTCATCGCCGGGGCGGCCAAGTATCTACCTGCTGCGGCAGTGGCCTTTGACGGCTTCCACGTCGTGCAGCTGGCCAACAAGGCCGTGGACGCAGTGCGGCGCGAAGAAGCCAGAGATGAGGGCTGGCTGAAGAAGACGCGCTGGTGCTGGCTCAAAGACCAAGCCCAGTGGACGGCCAAAGAGCGGGACAAGATGGACTGGATGCCCCACAGCCGCCTGAAGACGGCACGGGCGTGGCGCATCAAGGAGGCGCTGCGCGACATCTATGCAAACAGCCGCTCAGACGCAGCCCAGAGTGCGCAGTCTTTGAAGAAGTGGCTGCACTGGGCGCAGCGCTCCCAGCTGCACCCGATCAAGGAGTTGGCCAAGACCATCAAACAGCACTGGGCGGGCATCCTCACGGCGTTTGAGGCAGCCCACTTGCACACCGGCTATGTGGAGGCCGTGAATTCGTTGCTGCAAGCGGCCAAAGCCAAGGCGCGCGGCTACGGCTCAACCCGCCACTTCATCGCCATGGCCTTCTTGATCGCGGGCAAGCTCTCTCACCTACCCGCCAATCCGCTGCGCAAGGCAAGGGCTTGA
- the mdaB gene encoding NADPH:quinone oxidoreductase MdaB: MQNVLILHAHQFYEGISTGKLNAAMAHVVQQEMEQRGYTVQHTYIEQGYVVADEVAKHLRADLIILQSPVYWFGMPWIYKKYVDEVFTAGMMQGAFITGDGRTRTDPTRQYGSGGLLQGKQYMVSLTWNAPQEAFDNPAQDLFKGKSVDDVLVANTANYAFCGMEALPSFSCFDVFKAPTIEDDMARLRAHLAEFVVDSECLVGA; the protein is encoded by the coding sequence ATGCAAAACGTCTTGATCCTCCACGCCCACCAGTTCTACGAGGGCATTTCCACCGGCAAGCTCAACGCCGCCATGGCCCACGTGGTGCAGCAAGAGATGGAGCAGCGCGGCTACACCGTGCAGCACACCTACATCGAACAAGGCTATGTTGTTGCCGACGAGGTGGCCAAACACCTGCGGGCCGACCTGATCATTCTGCAGTCGCCCGTGTACTGGTTTGGCATGCCGTGGATCTACAAAAAATACGTGGACGAGGTGTTTACCGCCGGGATGATGCAAGGCGCTTTCATCACCGGCGATGGCCGCACCCGCACCGACCCCACCCGGCAGTACGGCTCGGGCGGCCTGCTGCAAGGCAAGCAGTACATGGTGTCACTGACCTGGAATGCGCCGCAAGAGGCATTTGACAACCCGGCCCAAGACCTGTTCAAGGGCAAATCTGTCGACGACGTGCTGGTGGCCAACACCGCCAACTACGCGTTTTGCGGCATGGAGGCGCTGCCGTCGTTCTCGTGCTTTGACGTATTCAAGGCACCGACCATCGAGGACGACATGGCGCGGCTGCGCGCGCATCTGGCCGAGTTTGTGGTGGATTCTGAGTGTCTAGTGGGGGCCTAG
- the pgrR_2 gene encoding HTH-type transcriptional regulator PgrR: MLQNMQLKQFDGLMAFWKVAEHRGFTAAAAELEVSPSALSQSIRQLEARLGVRLLHRSTRSVSLTEAGQAYLARVGPALGQVIEAGEEINTLQGRPSGTLRLNAARIATAMVLQPLLAGFLAEHPQVQIELTNDEGFVDIVEQGFDAGVRMGESLARDMVAIPLGGAVTVAVVASPDYLRRHPAPLHPDDLAQHNCVRFRFAATGAIYKWEFQLDGRGVECEARGNLTISDSLFSLDAALEGVGLAYTFASLAQPHLQAGRLQRVLQAYSPTFPGFYLYYPSRHDQPGKLKAFIDYVRARGVDS; this comes from the coding sequence ATGCTTCAAAACATGCAACTCAAACAATTCGACGGCCTGATGGCTTTCTGGAAGGTGGCAGAGCACCGGGGCTTCACGGCGGCGGCGGCCGAGCTGGAGGTGTCACCCTCGGCGCTGAGCCAGTCCATCCGGCAGCTGGAGGCCCGGCTGGGCGTGCGGCTGCTGCACCGCAGCACGCGCAGCGTGAGCCTTACCGAGGCGGGCCAGGCCTACCTGGCACGGGTCGGCCCGGCGCTGGGCCAGGTGATAGAGGCAGGGGAAGAGATCAACACCTTGCAGGGCCGACCGTCCGGCACCCTGCGCCTGAACGCCGCCCGCATTGCCACCGCCATGGTGTTGCAGCCCTTGCTGGCGGGTTTTCTGGCCGAGCACCCGCAGGTGCAGATCGAGCTGACCAACGACGAGGGCTTTGTGGACATCGTGGAGCAGGGCTTTGATGCCGGTGTGCGCATGGGCGAAAGCCTGGCCCGCGACATGGTGGCCATCCCCCTGGGCGGGGCGGTCACCGTGGCGGTGGTGGCTTCACCGGACTACCTGCGGCGGCATCCTGCGCCGTTGCACCCGGACGACCTGGCGCAGCACAACTGCGTGCGTTTTCGCTTTGCGGCCACGGGGGCCATTTACAAGTGGGAATTCCAGTTGGATGGCCGGGGGGTGGAGTGTGAGGCCCGGGGCAACCTGACCATCAGCGACAGCCTGTTCAGCCTGGATGCGGCCCTCGAAGGCGTGGGTCTGGCCTATACCTTCGCGTCGCTGGCACAGCCCCACTTACAGGCCGGGCGTTTGCAGCGGGTGCTGCAGGCGTACTCGCCCACGTTTCCCGGCTTCTACCTGTACTACCCCAGCCGCCACGACCAGCCGGGCAAACTCAAGGCCTTCATCGACTACGTCCGCGCACGGGGCGTTGACTCCTGA